The DNA sequence CAAGGCGGAGCAGTTCTACGTGGTGCTCGACGGCGACGTGAAGGTGTTCAAGACCTCCGCGAGCGGCAAGGAACAGATCCTGCATTTCGCGCGGCCGTTTCAAACCTTCGCCGAGGCCGCGGTGATGATGGGCGGCATGTTCCCTGCGAGCGCCATGGCCGCCCGCGACGCCCGCGTGTTCGAAATTCCCCGCGCGCAGTTTCTCGAACTCGTGCGCGGCGATCCCGATTTCGCCGTGCGCGTCATGGCGTCGGTGGCGCGCTGGCTGCGCACCCTCGTCGATCTGGTCGAGGATCTGTCGTTCGCCGAGGTGCCTGGGCGTCTCGCGCGGCGCATCGTCAAGACCGCGCGAGAGAGCGGAATCGAACTCGTGGACGGTGCCGAGATCGACCTGCCGATGTCGAAGACGGACCTCGCGCGCATGCTGGGCACCGTGTCGGAAACGCTCTCGCGCGTCTTCGCGAAGATGAGTGAAGACGGCCTCATCGAGGTTCGGGGCCGCTGCATCGTGGTGCGCAGCGCCGAGCGCCTGGGCGAGATCGCGGTGCGGTGACATGCCACGAACTGATTGGACGCTGGATATCGAGCGTGTAAAAATTGGCACCGTCAAAGCCCTGTTCGCCGATGATGCCGGGTTCGGGCGTTTTGTTCTCAAGGGCGGCGCGGCGCTCGATCTGATCTATCGATTCCCCTCCGCCAGATCGTCGCTCGACATCGATCTCTCGATGGCGGATGACTTCGCACCGGACGAACTGGACGGTGTTCGGGAGACTTGGAACCGGGCGCTCGACCGTGAGTTCGAGCCGTTCGGGGCTCGCGTATTCGACCTGATTTTCGAGAGGCGACCAAAGAAGCGAGATATGCGGCAACTCGAATTCTGGGGCGGGTATCGGCTCGAATTCAAGTTGACGCTCCGCGAGCGAGCATCCGAATCGGCGCGTTGGCTGGAGGAAACGCGACGCAATGCGGTCGTCGTCGGCCGAAATCAACTGCGTACGATGTCGGTCGACGTCAGTTCCCCCGAATACTGCGCATCGCACCTCGAAAAGGAACTCGCCGGACGCCATCGTTGCGGAAAAGTTGCGCGCCTTGTGCCAGCAACTCCCGGACTACCCGCACATGGCCCCGCGTTCGAAACGGGCACGTGCCCGGGATGTCTTCGACATCTGCGGCGCGATCGACTCGGGCCTCGTGGATCGCGTAAATCTCGCGGCGATCGTTCCGGAGGTTTTTCGTGCGAAGCGTGTCGATCCGGGGCTTCTGGTTCGGTTGCGCGAAGACTTTGCCCGTTCGTTTCATGCGCCGGATTTCCGATCGGTGGAACTGACCGTCCGGGATCCGGCGACCTTGCGCTCCTTCGACGAATACTACGATCGCGTGCTGGACCTCGTCTCACGGCTCGAAATTCCGGGGAATCCATAGTCTCCATTCGGGAACATAATCGCCGGACTTTCCGATTCCGTGTTCCAGGTAGAAATCAAGTTCGATCGGCAGGCGTCGGACGAAAGCGATGGATTTCGCCGGATATGCGCCCGAGCGTTCCAGATAATAGCCAAGCGCCTGATGCCACGGATAGCTGTAA is a window from the Deltaproteobacteria bacterium genome containing:
- a CDS encoding Crp/Fnr family transcriptional regulator, translating into MTERLKTPRILERCPMFSHLTPGDRERVAAIGWVRDFRRGEMLFTEADKAEQFYVVLDGDVKVFKTSASGKEQILHFARPFQTFAEAAVMMGGMFPASAMAARDARVFEIPRAQFLELVRGDPDFAVRVMASVARWLRTLVDLVEDLSFAEVPGRLARRIVKTARESGIELVDGAEIDLPMSKTDLARMLGTVSETLSRVFAKMSEDGLIEVRGRCIVVRSAERLGEIAVR